One window from the genome of Candidatus Zixiibacteriota bacterium encodes:
- a CDS encoding SGNH/GDSL hydrolase family protein, with translation MTAKRRRHPVRAVAIVVAVLAALELAGRLAGMPALPHDTTFVEAPEWSYPDQIARDHDLFWRYRPDQVIRGDFFVPGAYTINSQGFRTTEYSEMKPADVMRVVCLGDDNVFGTGVADGAPWPRVLERELNARDPEKRRWEVLNLGVTNYSAYQGAILAERELPRLHPDYVLFEFSWADHQPAGYGIPDHQLRLSATWRLQTGDFLDRLAIVRWGYRLWETIAPEPVDSLPDYPVWRVPSTEYTSNIERICRAATQAGARPVLVTSPIAWPPPGYTDTTGVFHYHHRYRRLGRFSAIAAGAQFVELANAFDQHPEFYDDRRRDFRHFNARGHAFAGEFLARHLLGLPNDGATTDR, from the coding sequence ATGACCGCCAAGAGACGACGACATCCCGTTCGTGCTGTCGCGATCGTCGTGGCGGTATTGGCCGCGTTGGAGTTGGCCGGCCGGCTGGCGGGGATGCCCGCGCTGCCCCACGACACGACGTTCGTCGAGGCGCCCGAGTGGAGCTATCCCGACCAGATTGCGCGCGATCACGACCTCTTCTGGCGGTACCGTCCCGACCAAGTCATCCGCGGCGACTTCTTCGTTCCCGGCGCATACACGATCAACTCACAGGGCTTCCGCACGACGGAGTACTCCGAGATGAAACCCGCCGACGTCATGAGGGTTGTCTGCCTCGGCGACGACAACGTGTTTGGCACCGGCGTTGCCGACGGGGCCCCGTGGCCGCGCGTGCTGGAGCGGGAACTGAATGCCCGCGACCCCGAGAAACGGCGCTGGGAGGTTCTCAACCTCGGTGTGACCAACTACTCGGCGTACCAGGGAGCGATACTGGCGGAACGGGAGTTGCCGCGGCTGCATCCCGACTATGTGTTGTTCGAGTTCTCCTGGGCGGACCATCAGCCCGCCGGATATGGAATACCGGACCACCAGTTGCGCCTGTCGGCGACATGGCGACTTCAAACGGGAGATTTCCTCGATCGCTTGGCGATTGTCCGCTGGGGGTACAGACTCTGGGAGACAATCGCGCCGGAGCCGGTAGACTCGTTGCCCGACTACCCCGTCTGGAGAGTACCTTCGACCGAGTACACATCCAACATCGAGCGGATCTGCCGGGCGGCGACTCAGGCAGGCGCTCGTCCCGTCTTGGTGACGTCGCCGATTGCCTGGCCGCCACCGGGATACACCGACACAACAGGGGTCTTCCACTACCACCACCGGTACCGCCGGCTGGGGCGGTTCAGTGCGATCGCCGCAGGCGCCCAGTTCGTTGAGTTGGCCAACGCCTTCGACCAACATCCCGAGTTTTACGATGACCGACGGCGCGACTTCCGGCACTTCAACGCACGCGGGCACGCCTTCGCTGGGGAATTCCTCGCCCGCCACCTCCTCGGCCTACCGAACGACGGCGCCACTACCGACCGCTGA
- a CDS encoding aminopeptidase, producing the protein MKDTRLIKLADTLVNYSTAVKPGDKVLVESKGDDSFDLTREIITQVAQAGGLPFWFHNEEETERRWVMNASDSQLEAFGKMHLKLMKDMACYIAVRGSNNSFTLADVPESKRRAYQKFYYKPVHFEQRVKRTRWVVLRYPNFAMAQLAETSREAFEDFYFSVCNVDYPKMSKAQDPLVDMMQKTDRVHIKGPGTDLEFSIKGIPAVKCDGKRNIPDGEVYTAPVKTSINGEITFNTPSLYESALFERVHLVFKNGRIVRADCAGDGAHLDKIFDTDPGARYVGEFSFGINPNITKPMKDTLFDEKIFGSIHLTPGNCYDEAPNGNKSAIHWDLVLIQTKEYGGGEISFNGQLIRKDGIFVHPALKDKLSAKALR; encoded by the coding sequence ATGAAGGACACACGTCTGATCAAACTCGCCGACACGCTGGTCAACTACTCGACCGCCGTGAAGCCCGGCGACAAAGTTCTGGTCGAATCGAAGGGCGATGACAGCTTTGATCTGACCCGGGAGATCATCACGCAGGTCGCCCAGGCCGGGGGGCTCCCCTTCTGGTTCCACAATGAGGAGGAAACCGAACGCCGCTGGGTGATGAACGCCAGCGACAGCCAGTTGGAGGCGTTCGGGAAGATGCATCTGAAGCTGATGAAGGATATGGCCTGCTACATCGCGGTGCGCGGCTCGAACAACTCCTTCACGCTCGCCGATGTTCCGGAGTCGAAGCGGCGCGCCTACCAGAAGTTCTACTACAAGCCGGTGCACTTCGAGCAACGGGTGAAGCGCACGCGTTGGGTCGTGCTGCGTTATCCCAACTTCGCCATGGCCCAGTTGGCGGAGACCTCGCGGGAGGCGTTCGAAGATTTCTACTTCTCCGTTTGCAATGTCGACTATCCCAAGATGTCCAAGGCGCAGGATCCCCTGGTCGACATGATGCAAAAGACTGATCGCGTGCACATCAAGGGACCGGGCACCGATCTGGAATTCTCGATCAAGGGAATCCCGGCGGTCAAGTGCGACGGGAAACGCAACATCCCCGACGGCGAAGTCTACACCGCCCCGGTGAAGACGTCGATCAACGGCGAGATCACATTCAACACCCCCTCGCTCTATGAATCGGCGCTCTTCGAGCGCGTCCACCTGGTGTTCAAGAACGGCAGGATCGTGCGCGCCGACTGCGCCGGCGACGGCGCCCATCTGGACAAGATCTTCGACACCGATCCCGGAGCGCGGTATGTCGGCGAGTTCTCCTTCGGCATCAACCCGAATATCACAAAGCCGATGAAGGACACGTTATTTGACGAGAAGATATTCGGCTCGATTCATCTGACGCCGGGCAATTGCTACGATGAGGCGCCCAACGGGAACAAGTCGGCGATCCACTGGGATCTGGTACTGATCCAGACCAAGGAGTACGGGGGCGGCGAGATCTCATTCAACGGACAGTTGATCCGCAAGGATGGGATCTTTGTCCATCCGGCGCTGAAGGACAAGCTCTCGGCGAAGGCGCTGCGCTGA
- a CDS encoding FAD-dependent thymidylate synthase, translating to MKDLPPEVVAVAFAKTSRSPEPFDQIAAELTEAGSARFHEKWVVGYGHASVAEHAVLSLAIENVSILAAKAIEDNRLASYTEKSTRYQVYEPERVYRPECLLHHPDLAREYEALIRELLTTYIDWSRQALEWFRRENPRPADKSEAFWESRLRAQACDAIRYLLPTATLTNLGWTVNARELAHAIRKLTGSELAELRMIGEEIKTVATGQVPTLLKYADPDLARGLGAGAVAGVLKSDATVNTPTSVPRSPEVRVLQHDSDGLSHLCCAVAYPHQGDDWNALAGRIRQWSTGEMIALLREYVAPLGPFDSMPRAFEHLVYLIEITIDYGAWRDIQRHRIGTQTAQELTPHLGYTVPTLIDQLGWRGRFGELAGRSQQVYDAIHAVSPAEAVYALMLAFRKRSLFVWNLREVCHFVRLRGTAKGHDAYRAIAHDLWRQMLRLQPWLGEITSPLGSDFRAW from the coding sequence ATGAAAGACCTCCCGCCCGAGGTCGTGGCGGTCGCGTTTGCCAAGACCTCGCGCTCCCCGGAGCCGTTCGACCAGATCGCCGCTGAACTGACCGAGGCGGGATCGGCGAGATTCCATGAGAAGTGGGTCGTCGGCTATGGCCACGCCTCGGTGGCGGAGCATGCGGTCTTGTCGTTGGCCATCGAGAACGTGTCCATCCTTGCCGCCAAGGCGATTGAAGACAACCGCCTCGCCTCATACACGGAGAAGTCGACGCGCTACCAAGTTTATGAGCCCGAACGCGTCTACCGCCCCGAGTGTCTTTTGCACCATCCGGATTTGGCGCGGGAGTACGAAGCGCTTATCAGGGAGCTTCTGACCACTTACATCGATTGGTCCCGACAAGCGCTCGAATGGTTCAGGCGCGAGAATCCACGCCCCGCCGACAAATCGGAGGCCTTCTGGGAATCGCGGTTGCGCGCGCAGGCGTGTGATGCCATCCGCTATCTGTTGCCGACCGCGACTCTGACCAACCTCGGCTGGACGGTCAATGCCCGTGAGTTGGCCCATGCCATCCGGAAGTTGACAGGTTCAGAGTTGGCGGAACTTCGCATGATCGGGGAAGAGATCAAGACCGTGGCAACTGGGCAGGTTCCGACGCTGCTCAAGTATGCCGATCCCGATCTGGCGCGGGGACTCGGTGCCGGGGCGGTCGCGGGCGTCTTGAAGTCCGACGCGACTGTGAACACACCGACTTCGGTGCCTCGGTCACCCGAGGTGCGCGTTCTGCAGCATGATTCCGACGGACTGTCACATCTCTGTTGCGCGGTCGCGTACCCGCATCAGGGCGATGACTGGAATGCTCTGGCGGGTAGGATTCGCCAATGGTCCACAGGTGAAATGATCGCCCTGCTCCGGGAGTATGTGGCCCCCTTGGGACCATTCGACTCGATGCCGCGCGCCTTTGAGCATTTGGTTTATCTCATCGAGATCACGATTGACTATGGCGCCTGGCGCGACATTCAGCGTCATCGCATCGGTACGCAGACCGCCCAGGAACTCACTCCCCATCTGGGGTACACGGTGCCGACACTGATCGACCAGTTGGGGTGGCGCGGACGATTCGGCGAACTGGCGGGGCGTTCACAGCAGGTCTATGACGCAATCCACGCTGTCTCTCCGGCGGAAGCGGTCTATGCCCTCATGCTCGCATTCCGGAAACGCTCACTCTTTGTCTGGAACTTGCGCGAAGTCTGTCACTTTGTGCGCCTGCGCGGCACCGCCAAAGGCCATGATGCCTACCGGGCGATCGCGCATGATCTCTGGCGGCAGATGCTCCGTCTGCAGCCGTGGCTGGGGGAGATCACATCACCGTTGGGTTCCGACTTCCGCGCGTGGTGA
- a CDS encoding 4Fe-4S dicluster domain-containing protein gives MLPWVEVTSRLCKGCDFCVDACPPKVLGFSTDINERGYRYSFYLGDGCTGCGICYYNCPEPGAIVVWRKPTDKKEKKVLT, from the coding sequence ATGCTGCCATGGGTGGAGGTGACCAGCCGCCTGTGCAAGGGGTGCGACTTCTGCGTCGATGCCTGTCCCCCCAAAGTGCTGGGTTTTTCAACCGATATCAACGAACGCGGTTATCGCTATTCGTTCTATCTGGGTGACGGCTGCACGGGATGCGGAATCTGTTACTACAACTGCCCCGAGCCCGGCGCGATCGTCGTCTGGCGCAAGCCGACCGATAAGAAGGAAAAGAAGGTCCTGACGTAG
- a CDS encoding 3-methyl-2-oxobutanoate dehydrogenase subunit VorB, with protein MELMKGNEAIVLGALLAGCRSYFGYPITPASEIAETASYFFPKVGGTFIQAESEIAAINMVYGAASTGQRTMTASSSPGISLKQEGISYCAGAELPCVVVDIMRGGPGLGNIGPEQGDYNQMVKGGGHGNYRIICLAPNCAQEMCDLTMLAFDLADKYRNPVALLADGFIGQMMEPVVIPSAVAALPAKPWAVTAQEGTRDSLITSIKLSHDELEAHINYLYKKYAAVEADEVRFEEYRCEDCEYITVAYGIVSRVLMSAVDAARDEGIKVGMLRPISLWPFPAPRLLELSRTLRSILVAECSMGMLIEDVKLATECRVPVQLYSRTGGNIPSAEELLNAIRRLKESAS; from the coding sequence ATGGAATTGATGAAGGGGAATGAGGCGATCGTTCTGGGCGCCTTGCTGGCGGGGTGCCGTTCCTATTTCGGTTACCCCATCACGCCCGCTTCGGAGATCGCCGAGACCGCGTCGTACTTCTTCCCGAAGGTCGGCGGGACGTTCATTCAAGCCGAGTCCGAAATCGCCGCCATCAACATGGTCTATGGGGCGGCGTCGACAGGTCAACGCACAATGACCGCGTCCTCCTCGCCGGGAATCTCCCTGAAACAGGAGGGAATCTCGTATTGTGCCGGGGCGGAGCTCCCCTGTGTGGTCGTGGACATCATGCGCGGCGGACCGGGGCTGGGGAACATCGGCCCCGAGCAAGGCGACTACAATCAGATGGTCAAAGGGGGGGGACACGGGAACTACCGCATAATCTGCCTGGCGCCGAATTGCGCCCAAGAGATGTGTGATCTGACCATGTTGGCGTTCGATCTGGCCGACAAGTACCGCAACCCGGTGGCGCTTCTGGCGGACGGGTTCATTGGACAGATGATGGAGCCGGTGGTCATCCCGTCGGCCGTGGCCGCGCTCCCCGCCAAGCCCTGGGCGGTGACCGCACAAGAGGGAACCCGCGACAGTCTGATCACCTCCATCAAATTGAGCCATGATGAGCTCGAGGCCCACATCAACTACCTCTACAAGAAGTATGCGGCGGTGGAAGCCGATGAGGTGCGCTTCGAGGAGTACCGTTGCGAGGATTGCGAATACATCACGGTGGCGTACGGCATCGTCTCCCGCGTGCTCATGAGCGCGGTCGATGCCGCCCGCGATGAAGGTATCAAGGTCGGGATGCTGCGGCCGATCAGTCTCTGGCCGTTCCCGGCGCCGCGTCTTCTGGAACTGTCGCGTACGCTCCGGTCCATTCTGGTCGCCGAATGCTCGATGGGGATGCTGATTGAAGACGTGAAGCTCGCCACCGAATGCCGCGTCCCTGTGCAACTGTATTCCCGCACCGGGGGCAATATCCCCAGCGCCGAGGAACTCCTCAATGCGATCCGCCGTCTGAAGGAGAGCGCATCGTGA
- a CDS encoding 2-oxoacid:acceptor oxidoreductase family protein, whose amino-acid sequence MSDIFKKPDSFYEYFTRSASPDKEATHYCPGCGHGNLHKLIAEAIDDLGIADRTVFVSPVGCSVFGYYYFRVGNVQSAHGRAPAVATGIKRALPHSIVISYQGDGDLAAIGANEILQAANRGESITVIFINNAIYGMTGGQMAPTTLIDMKTTTTPYGRSVANEGYPLRVCELLSTLEAPVYIERCSLEDSKTIMKTRKAIRKGLQLQIENKGFSLIEVLSPCPTGWKLDPLESRKWITENMLQVFPPNVYKDRKDAVARPAFPPVIMDPDAVIEALGLGEEWETEQRLPVDFPTHQLVLAGFGGQGVLFLGQFLAKAGMREGKSVSWLPSYGPEMRGGTANCHVVISRQRIGSPFVSNPGLLVAMNQPSLEKFAGNVVPGGLVVYDSSFVKTVSLPTHVRAVPIPFSEIANELGNAKVANSVAAGAVIALTQIVSEKTYADLLRQLPRKALVDVNLKALAAGAAAAASLQPDTALAVR is encoded by the coding sequence GTGAGCGACATCTTCAAGAAACCCGATTCGTTCTACGAGTATTTCACACGCTCCGCCTCACCCGACAAGGAGGCCACGCACTACTGTCCGGGATGCGGCCACGGCAATCTGCACAAGTTGATTGCCGAAGCGATCGACGATCTCGGCATTGCCGACCGCACCGTCTTCGTCAGCCCCGTCGGCTGTTCGGTCTTCGGTTACTACTATTTCCGCGTGGGGAATGTTCAGTCCGCCCATGGTCGCGCCCCCGCGGTTGCCACCGGGATCAAGCGGGCGCTGCCGCACTCGATCGTCATCTCCTATCAGGGCGATGGAGATCTGGCGGCCATCGGCGCCAATGAAATCCTCCAGGCCGCCAACCGCGGCGAGTCGATCACCGTCATCTTCATCAACAATGCCATCTACGGGATGACCGGGGGACAGATGGCGCCGACCACGCTCATCGACATGAAGACGACGACGACCCCGTATGGGCGCTCGGTCGCCAATGAGGGATACCCGCTACGGGTCTGTGAACTGCTGTCCACGCTGGAGGCGCCGGTCTACATCGAGCGTTGCTCCCTCGAGGACAGCAAGACGATCATGAAGACGCGCAAGGCGATCCGCAAAGGGTTGCAGTTGCAGATCGAGAACAAAGGGTTCTCGCTGATCGAAGTACTGAGCCCCTGTCCGACCGGGTGGAAGCTGGATCCGCTCGAGTCGCGGAAGTGGATCACCGAGAACATGCTGCAGGTCTTTCCGCCCAACGTCTACAAGGACCGCAAGGACGCGGTCGCGCGCCCCGCTTTTCCACCCGTCATCATGGACCCGGACGCCGTGATCGAGGCCCTCGGCCTCGGCGAGGAATGGGAGACCGAGCAACGGTTGCCCGTCGATTTCCCCACCCACCAGTTGGTGCTGGCCGGGTTCGGGGGACAGGGCGTACTGTTCCTCGGGCAGTTCTTGGCCAAAGCCGGCATGCGCGAGGGGAAATCCGTGTCGTGGTTGCCGTCGTACGGGCCCGAGATGCGCGGGGGCACGGCCAACTGCCATGTCGTTATCTCGCGGCAACGGATTGGGTCCCCGTTCGTGTCCAATCCCGGGCTTCTGGTGGCCATGAACCAGCCTTCGCTGGAGAAATTCGCCGGCAACGTCGTACCGGGCGGGCTTGTTGTCTACGATAGCTCGTTCGTAAAGACCGTCTCATTGCCGACCCATGTCCGCGCGGTTCCCATTCCCTTTTCCGAGATCGCCAACGAATTGGGGAATGCCAAAGTCGCCAACTCGGTGGCCGCCGGTGCGGTCATCGCGCTGACGCAGATCGTGTCCGAGAAGACCTATGCGGATTTGCTGCGACAACTGCCGAGGAAGGCATTGGTGGACGTCAACCTGAAGGCGCTGGCGGCTGGTGCCGCTGCTGCCGCCAGCCTTCAGCCGGACACGGCGCTGGCTGTACGCTGA
- a CDS encoding alanine dehydrogenase produces MHIGVVKQVRQDERRVPLVPAGAHLLTQRGHTIHVEHEAGQAAGFVDEDYMAAGANIVYSRAEVVGRAELVLGVAPNIPEDTGVVMPGQTVMSFGHLATLSPLMLRGFAAKQVTAIAYEFIENDQGRRPIVEAMSEIAGQIAITMAARILESHTGGRGILLSGLPGIPPAHVVVIGGGMVGMSSVRAALGMGAQVTLFDNDPEKLRMAMREFKGRVVTYLPYRLNLERVLPLADVTVGAVWVHAGKPPILITQEIVRRMKRRSVIIDCSIDQGGICATGRPTTLSDPTYIADGVIHCCIPNLPAAVARTSSFALANALFHYVRRFAEGGLDAVLAEQPRFAEGIFMKAGRPTHPVVASLLGDESPA; encoded by the coding sequence ATGCATATCGGCGTCGTCAAACAAGTCCGCCAGGACGAGCGGCGCGTGCCGTTGGTCCCAGCGGGGGCACACCTGCTGACCCAGCGCGGCCATACCATTCATGTCGAACATGAAGCGGGACAGGCGGCCGGCTTTGTGGACGAAGACTACATGGCCGCCGGGGCCAACATCGTCTACTCGCGGGCCGAGGTCGTCGGGCGCGCCGAACTCGTCCTCGGGGTCGCCCCCAACATCCCCGAGGACACGGGCGTCGTCATGCCGGGGCAGACCGTGATGTCGTTCGGCCATCTGGCGACGCTCTCGCCGTTGATGCTGCGTGGCTTCGCCGCCAAACAAGTGACCGCCATCGCCTATGAATTCATCGAGAACGATCAAGGCCGGCGTCCAATTGTCGAAGCGATGAGCGAGATCGCCGGGCAGATCGCCATCACGATGGCCGCGCGTATCTTGGAGAGTCACACCGGCGGCCGTGGGATCCTCCTGTCGGGTCTGCCCGGTATTCCCCCGGCGCATGTCGTCGTCATCGGCGGCGGCATGGTCGGAATGTCGTCGGTGCGCGCCGCGCTCGGGATGGGGGCGCAGGTCACGCTGTTCGACAATGATCCGGAGAAGCTCCGGATGGCGATGCGCGAGTTTAAGGGGCGCGTGGTGACCTACCTGCCGTACCGGCTCAACTTGGAACGGGTCCTGCCCCTGGCGGACGTGACGGTGGGCGCGGTCTGGGTGCACGCCGGCAAGCCCCCGATCCTGATCACACAGGAGATCGTGCGGCGCATGAAACGGCGCTCGGTCATCATCGACTGCTCGATCGATCAGGGCGGTATCTGCGCCACCGGTCGGCCGACCACCCTGTCTGACCCGACCTACATTGCCGATGGCGTCATCCACTGTTGCATTCCAAATCTGCCGGCGGCCGTGGCGCGGACTTCGTCGTTTGCGCTGGCCAATGCCCTGTTCCATTACGTCCGCCGATTCGCCGAGGGGGGGCTGGACGCTGTTCTGGCCGAACAGCCGCGTTTCGCCGAAGGGATCTTCATGAAGGCCGGGCGGCCGACCCATCCGGTGGTGGCCTCTTTGCTGGGGGACGAGTCCCCGGCGTGA
- a CDS encoding acetyl-CoA hydrolase/transferase C-terminal domain-containing protein has protein sequence MHWHEDYRGKLCSAVQAVQLIASGNRVYYGGNAATPQALIQALAARYEELTDVQLYHVLLLGKDPLSRPEMEGHFRHNSLFVGPADREAVNDGRADYVPIFLHQIPRLFLEGLIPLDVAMVMVSPPDEHGFMSYGVETMNTHAACQVAKTVIVQVNEKMPRVLGDSFIHVSRVNAIVEHHEALPELPPRPISDVEHKIGEHIRALITDGATIQMGIGGIPDAVWAMMDGVKDLGIHTEMLSDGAMRAMERGIVTGRKKTLHPGKAVITFALGTRDLYEFLDNNPIVEAHPVDHVNDPFVISQNENMIAINSAIEVDLTGQVCADSIGPQIYSGFGGQVDFIRGAARSRGGRPIIALPSTARKGAESRITPHLKHAAGVVTTRADVHYVITEYGSAYLFGKNLHQRAEALIGIAHPKFRDELTAAAVDRKLL, from the coding sequence ATGCACTGGCATGAGGACTATCGTGGCAAGCTGTGTTCGGCTGTGCAGGCAGTGCAGTTGATTGCCAGCGGCAATCGTGTCTACTATGGCGGCAACGCGGCCACCCCACAGGCCCTCATCCAGGCGCTGGCGGCGCGCTATGAGGAACTGACCGACGTCCAATTGTATCACGTCCTCCTGTTGGGCAAAGATCCTCTGAGCCGTCCGGAGATGGAGGGGCACTTCCGTCACAATTCGCTCTTTGTCGGCCCCGCCGACCGCGAGGCGGTCAACGACGGCCGTGCCGACTACGTGCCGATCTTCCTGCACCAGATACCGCGGCTGTTCCTGGAGGGTTTGATCCCGTTGGACGTCGCCATGGTGATGGTCTCGCCTCCGGATGAGCACGGTTTTATGAGCTATGGCGTGGAGACCATGAACACCCACGCCGCCTGCCAGGTGGCCAAGACCGTCATCGTGCAGGTCAACGAGAAGATGCCGCGGGTGCTCGGGGACTCATTCATCCATGTCAGCCGCGTCAACGCTATCGTGGAGCATCACGAAGCGCTCCCGGAGTTGCCGCCGCGCCCGATCAGCGACGTCGAACACAAAATCGGCGAGCACATCCGTGCCTTGATCACCGACGGCGCCACCATCCAGATGGGAATCGGCGGCATTCCCGATGCGGTGTGGGCGATGATGGACGGTGTCAAGGACCTCGGGATACACACCGAAATGCTCTCCGATGGGGCCATGCGTGCCATGGAGCGCGGGATCGTCACCGGACGGAAGAAGACGCTCCATCCCGGCAAGGCCGTCATCACCTTCGCGCTCGGCACCCGGGACCTCTATGAATTCCTCGACAACAATCCGATTGTCGAGGCGCATCCGGTGGATCACGTCAACGATCCGTTTGTCATCAGCCAGAACGAGAATATGATCGCCATCAACTCCGCGATTGAAGTGGATCTGACCGGGCAGGTCTGCGCCGATTCGATCGGTCCCCAGATCTACTCCGGTTTCGGCGGGCAGGTGGACTTCATTCGGGGCGCGGCCCGATCGCGCGGCGGCAGGCCGATTATCGCTTTGCCGTCGACCGCGAGGAAGGGCGCCGAGTCGCGGATCACTCCGCACCTCAAACACGCGGCCGGTGTCGTCACGACGCGGGCCGACGTCCATTACGTGATCACAGAGTACGGCAGCGCCTATCTCTTTGGCAAGAATCTGCATCAGCGCGCCGAGGCCCTCATCGGCATCGCCCACCCCAAGTTCCGCGATGAGTTGACCGCCGCTGCCGTCGACCGAAAACTCCTTTGA
- a CDS encoding type II CAAX endopeptidase family protein produces MWDDNTESGESHLPAPPLTPEGGRRLPSWDGGHAILFYVLSALTALLLGVLLLGPLGFYGSVALTEILGFALAPYIVSRWFDTGWKRWTAPARVRFAFWLWAVVAVLAFAITESNLPVLIDRFYPIPPTQLEFYRRYLAADSPGELALFLLVAAAIPAVCEEITFRGIIQSGLRHSFGSRHAIIWSGFLFALLHLNPWNFVGLWVFGCLLGYLTERSGSIRPAIVVHALNNALALAVFTAQSPDQWERPLEWVPWYVTLPAGLALLVSVYRLHRVPIDPVPPPIDMAS; encoded by the coding sequence ATGTGGGATGACAATACTGAGTCGGGCGAGTCTCATCTGCCTGCACCGCCCTTGACTCCCGAGGGTGGGCGCCGTCTGCCCAGCTGGGACGGCGGGCATGCGATCCTCTTCTATGTTCTCAGTGCTCTGACCGCTCTTCTCTTGGGTGTTCTGCTGCTGGGTCCGCTGGGATTCTACGGCTCGGTGGCATTGACTGAGATACTGGGCTTTGCCCTCGCGCCGTACATTGTGAGCCGCTGGTTCGATACCGGATGGAAGCGCTGGACCGCACCGGCACGAGTCCGCTTCGCCTTCTGGCTGTGGGCGGTGGTGGCCGTACTGGCCTTCGCCATTACTGAGAGCAACCTGCCGGTCCTCATTGACCGCTTCTACCCGATCCCGCCGACGCAGCTGGAATTCTACCGGCGCTACTTGGCCGCCGATTCACCCGGTGAGTTGGCGCTCTTTCTCTTGGTGGCGGCGGCGATTCCCGCCGTCTGCGAGGAGATCACATTCCGGGGCATCATCCAAAGCGGCTTACGGCACTCCTTCGGTTCCCGGCACGCCATCATCTGGTCCGGATTCCTGTTCGCACTCCTGCACCTGAACCCGTGGAACTTCGTCGGCCTGTGGGTGTTTGGGTGCCTGCTGGGGTACCTGACCGAACGCAGCGGCTCGATTCGACCGGCGATCGTCGTACACGCTCTCAACAACGCGCTGGCGCTTGCGGTCTTCACTGCTCAGAGCCCGGACCAATGGGAACGTCCCCTAGAATGGGTCCCCTGGTACGTGACCCTGCCGGCTGGTCTCGCACTGCTCGTTTCCGTCTACCGGTTGCATCGGGTTCCCATAGACCCTGTTCCCCCGCCGATCGACATGGCCTCATAA